In one Pseudomonas sp. SCA2728.1_7 genomic region, the following are encoded:
- a CDS encoding TetR family transcriptional regulator, translated as MRVTKAQAQANREHIVETASVLFRERGFDGVGVADLMAAAGFTHGGFYKHFGSKADLMSEASANSLARSLASAEMLDVQGFIDAYVSKEHRDGRGSGCTMAALCGDAARQSDEVKTAFSDGIERTLQTLGDKYPTGPDAASGEGRVKMIDMLARAVGAIILSRACPDDSALADEILAVCHAEMTASLLISADRAEVTG; from the coding sequence GTGAGAGTCACCAAAGCCCAGGCGCAGGCAAACCGCGAGCACATCGTCGAGACCGCTTCGGTGTTGTTTCGTGAGCGCGGTTTCGACGGTGTCGGCGTCGCGGACCTGATGGCGGCGGCCGGATTCACCCATGGCGGTTTCTACAAGCACTTCGGCTCGAAGGCCGACCTGATGTCCGAAGCCTCGGCCAACAGCCTTGCGCGCTCGTTGGCCAGTGCCGAAATGCTCGATGTTCAAGGCTTCATCGACGCTTATGTGTCGAAAGAACATCGGGATGGACGAGGTAGCGGTTGCACCATGGCCGCTTTGTGCGGCGACGCTGCGCGTCAGTCTGACGAAGTGAAAACGGCATTTTCCGACGGCATCGAGCGCACGCTGCAGACGCTTGGCGACAAGTACCCGACAGGGCCCGACGCGGCATCTGGTGAGGGGCGAGTGAAAATGATCGACATGCTGGCGCGTGCGGTGGGCGCGATTATTCTCTCGCGTGCCTGCCCGGATGACTCAGCGCTGGCCGATGAAATACTTGCGGTATGCCACGCTGAAATGACCGCGTCATTGCTGATATCTGCCGACAGAGCAGAAGTGACTGGTTGA
- a CDS encoding SDR family oxidoreductase gives MNAHPTVLITGASTGIGAVYAERFAQRGHDLVLVARDLVRLETLAAKLRSEHSVNIDVLQADLTQLKDLATVETRLRDDARIGILVNNAGAAQSGNFIEQSTDKVANLVALNTTALVRLASAIAPRLAKAGDGAIINIGSVVGLAPEFGMSVYGATKAFVLFLSQGLSLELSPLGVYVQAVLPAATRTEIWDRAGIDINTLSEIMEVSDLVDAALVGFDRREPVTIPPLHEGERWDTLQTARQGLLAQIRQSAVAQRYLA, from the coding sequence ATGAACGCCCACCCTACTGTTCTGATCACTGGCGCCTCGACCGGCATCGGCGCGGTTTACGCCGAACGTTTCGCCCAACGCGGGCATGACCTGGTGCTGGTCGCCCGCGACCTGGTGCGTCTGGAAACACTCGCCGCGAAACTGCGCAGCGAGCACAGCGTCAACATTGATGTGCTTCAGGCCGACCTGACCCAACTCAAAGACCTGGCCACCGTCGAAACGCGCCTGCGCGACGATGCGCGCATTGGCATCCTCGTCAATAACGCCGGAGCTGCGCAGTCCGGCAACTTCATTGAGCAGAGCACCGACAAAGTGGCCAATCTGGTCGCCCTCAACACCACGGCACTGGTGCGGCTCGCCAGCGCCATCGCTCCCCGTCTGGCGAAGGCCGGTGACGGCGCGATTATCAACATCGGCTCGGTGGTCGGTCTGGCCCCGGAGTTCGGCATGTCGGTCTATGGCGCGACCAAGGCATTTGTTCTGTTCCTGTCTCAGGGGTTGAGCCTGGAACTGTCGCCGTTGGGCGTCTACGTGCAAGCCGTGCTGCCGGCCGCGACGCGTACCGAGATCTGGGATCGCGCGGGCATCGACATCAACACCTTGAGCGAGATCATGGAAGTCAGCGACCTGGTCGATGCGGCGCTGGTCGGTTTTGATCGTCGCGAGCCGGTGACCATTCCGCCGCTGCATGAAGGTGAGCGCTGGGATACCTTGCAGACCGCGCGGCAGGGCCTGCTGGCACAGATCCGCCAGTCGGCAGTCGCGCAGCGCTATCTGGCGTGA
- the paoC gene encoding aldehyde oxidoreductase molybdenum-binding subunit PaoC, whose product MKFDTPAGTNPIDQLNVIGKPADRIDGKLKTTGTAPYAYEQHAAVPNPAYGYIVGAGIGKGRIASIDSTQASNSSGVIAIVTYENAGPLAKGEFYVARALAGPQVDHYHQAVAIVVAQTFEEARSAAHLLEITYVAEPGAFDLAAAKDSATPPPPAGFGPPPQTQTGDFEGAFNAAPIQIDQHYSTPDQAHAMMEPHATIAQWNGNSLTLWTSIQQINWGVRDLARTLGIRKEDIRLISPYIGGGFGGKGTILCDAVLASLAARHAGRPVKVALPRPLMFNNLTHRPATLQRIRIGASREGLITAIGHESWSGNLPGGRPEAATASTRLLYAGANRMTRLNLAVLDLAEGSAMRAPGEAPGMMALEIAMDELAEKLGIDPLQLRLLNDTQVDPEQPSRPFSTRQLVECLQIGAEQFGWHQRNASAGQRLENGWLIGIGLASAIRGAPTTASAARVRLDRHGTITVETDMTDIGTGSYTIIAQTAAEMIGVELDRVEVRLGDSRFPESSGSGGQWGAASSTAGVYAACVKLREAAARAVGLDPQTAEFAHGEVHDGTRHFPLAHAAAAGDLVGEDRMEFGDLAQRFAQQTFGAHFAEVAVNAATGEIRLRRQLAVCAAGRILNPKTARSQIIGGMTMGAGAALMEELQVDKRRGFFVNHDLAGYEVPVHADIPHQQVIFLDEIDPYATPLKAKGVGELGISGAAAAIANAIYNATGVRVRDYPITLDKLIAHLPEQI is encoded by the coding sequence ATGAAATTCGACACACCGGCCGGCACTAATCCGATCGATCAATTGAACGTCATCGGCAAGCCCGCCGACCGCATCGATGGCAAGTTGAAAACCACCGGGACCGCGCCCTACGCGTATGAACAACATGCCGCAGTGCCCAATCCGGCCTATGGGTATATCGTCGGCGCCGGGATCGGCAAGGGACGAATTGCCTCGATCGACTCGACGCAGGCGAGCAACAGTTCCGGGGTGATCGCGATCGTCACCTACGAGAATGCCGGGCCTTTGGCCAAGGGCGAGTTCTATGTCGCGCGCGCCTTGGCCGGCCCGCAGGTGGACCACTATCACCAGGCTGTCGCGATCGTCGTCGCGCAGACATTTGAAGAGGCTCGCAGCGCCGCCCACCTGCTGGAAATCACCTATGTGGCCGAACCCGGCGCGTTCGATCTGGCGGCCGCCAAGGATTCGGCCACACCGCCCCCACCCGCCGGTTTCGGTCCACCGCCGCAGACGCAGACCGGAGATTTCGAAGGCGCCTTCAACGCCGCACCGATCCAGATCGACCAGCACTACAGCACGCCGGATCAGGCGCACGCGATGATGGAACCCCACGCCACCATCGCCCAGTGGAACGGCAATTCGCTGACGTTGTGGACGTCGATACAGCAGATCAACTGGGGCGTGCGCGATCTGGCCAGGACACTCGGTATACGCAAAGAAGATATTCGTTTGATATCGCCCTACATCGGCGGCGGTTTCGGCGGCAAAGGTACGATCCTGTGTGACGCGGTGCTGGCGTCGCTGGCGGCACGCCACGCCGGGCGCCCGGTGAAAGTCGCGCTGCCGCGTCCGCTGATGTTCAACAATTTGACCCATCGCCCCGCGACGCTCCAACGCATTCGCATCGGTGCCAGCCGCGAGGGTTTGATCACGGCCATCGGCCATGAGAGTTGGTCAGGCAACCTGCCCGGGGGCCGGCCCGAAGCCGCGACAGCCTCGACGCGTTTGCTCTACGCTGGCGCCAACCGCATGACCCGCTTGAATCTTGCCGTGCTGGACCTGGCCGAAGGCTCGGCCATGCGCGCGCCGGGGGAAGCACCGGGGATGATGGCGCTGGAAATTGCCATGGATGAACTGGCGGAAAAACTCGGCATCGACCCACTGCAGTTGCGCCTGCTCAACGACACCCAGGTCGACCCCGAACAGCCATCGCGCCCGTTCTCCACGCGGCAACTCGTCGAGTGCTTACAAATCGGCGCCGAGCAATTCGGCTGGCACCAGCGCAACGCAAGCGCCGGCCAACGTCTGGAGAATGGCTGGCTGATCGGCATCGGTCTGGCGTCCGCCATACGTGGCGCGCCAACCACCGCATCGGCGGCCCGTGTACGCCTTGATCGGCACGGCACAATCACTGTCGAAACCGACATGACTGACATCGGCACTGGCAGTTACACGATCATTGCGCAGACCGCCGCCGAGATGATAGGTGTGGAACTGGACCGGGTCGAAGTGCGCCTTGGCGACTCGCGCTTTCCGGAGTCGTCGGGATCGGGCGGGCAATGGGGGGCGGCGTCGTCAACCGCCGGGGTCTATGCCGCTTGCGTCAAGTTGCGCGAAGCCGCTGCCCGCGCCGTCGGGCTTGATCCGCAAACGGCCGAATTTGCCCACGGCGAGGTGCACGATGGCACGCGGCATTTTCCTTTGGCTCACGCGGCGGCCGCAGGCGATCTCGTTGGCGAAGACCGCATGGAATTCGGCGATCTGGCCCAGCGCTTTGCCCAGCAGACCTTTGGCGCACATTTCGCCGAAGTCGCGGTCAACGCGGCGACCGGCGAGATTCGTCTGCGTCGCCAATTGGCGGTCTGCGCAGCAGGGCGGATTCTCAATCCGAAGACCGCGCGCAGCCAGATCATCGGCGGCATGACCATGGGCGCCGGGGCCGCACTGATGGAAGAACTGCAGGTCGACAAGCGCCGTGGTTTTTTCGTCAACCATGACCTCGCCGGTTACGAAGTGCCGGTGCACGCCGACATTCCTCATCAGCAGGTGATTTTTCTCGATGAGATCGACCCCTACGCCACGCCGCTCAAGGCCAAAGGTGTCGGCGAGTTGGGCATCAGTGGCGCCGCAGCGGCCATTGCCAATGCGATTTACAACGCCACCGGCGTGCGCGTGCGCGATTATCCGATCACGCTGGACAAACTTATCGCGCACTTGCCGGAGCAGATTTGA
- a CDS encoding alpha/beta hydrolase — MEQMPFINAANQSILVGGTAFAFRDLGPKSAVPLILLNHWGAALDDFDPRIVDGLARTRRVLAIDYRGVGGSGGTAPLTVAQMADDVINLIAALEFTSVDLLGFSLGGFVAQDIALKKPVLVRRLILTGTGPAGGVGIAKVGAVSWPLMFKGLLTLRDPKFHLFFTTTANGRRAATDFLQRLKERRKDRDKRPTPSAFLRQLRAIKAWGKQTPQNLGGLQIPTLVVNGDSDIMVPTVNSIDLAKRIPYAQLIIYEDAGHGAIFQNYADFVSKAQAFLDS; from the coding sequence ATGGAACAAATGCCGTTCATCAACGCCGCCAACCAATCGATTTTGGTTGGCGGCACGGCCTTCGCCTTTCGCGACCTCGGCCCCAAATCGGCGGTGCCGCTGATCCTGCTCAATCATTGGGGCGCAGCACTTGACGACTTCGACCCGCGAATCGTCGATGGTCTGGCGCGAACCCGGCGCGTGCTCGCCATTGACTATCGCGGTGTCGGTGGCTCAGGCGGCACCGCGCCACTGACCGTCGCGCAGATGGCCGACGACGTTATCAACTTGATCGCTGCGCTGGAATTCACCAGCGTCGATCTGCTGGGTTTTTCCCTCGGCGGATTCGTTGCTCAGGACATCGCGCTGAAAAAACCTGTCTTGGTGCGGCGCCTGATTCTGACCGGCACCGGACCTGCTGGCGGAGTCGGTATCGCCAAGGTCGGTGCGGTTTCCTGGCCACTGATGTTCAAGGGTTTGTTGACCCTGCGCGATCCCAAGTTCCATCTGTTTTTCACCACAACTGCCAACGGACGGCGGGCCGCGACCGACTTTCTGCAACGTTTGAAAGAACGCCGCAAAGATCGCGACAAGCGTCCGACACCCAGCGCTTTTCTACGGCAGTTGAGAGCCATCAAGGCATGGGGAAAACAGACGCCACAGAACCTTGGCGGCCTGCAAATCCCGACGCTGGTGGTCAACGGTGACAGCGACATCATGGTGCCCACGGTCAACTCGATTGACCTGGCGAAGCGGATTCCCTACGCGCAATTGATCATTTATGAAGACGCCGGACACGGCGCGATATTCCAGAACTACGCTGACTTTGTCAGCAAGGCGCAGGCGTTTCTCGACAGCTGA
- the ycaC gene encoding isochorismate family cysteine hydrolase YcaC — MTTPTYNRLNKDDAIVLLVDHQTGLISLVQDFSPNEFKNNVLALADLAKFFELPTILTTSFEQGPNGPLVPELKEMFPDAPYIARPGQINAWDNEDFVKAIKATGRKQIIIAGVVTDVCVAFPTLSALAEGFDVFVVTDASGTFNTTVQQAAWSRMTQAGAQMMNWFSVACELHRDWRNDIEGLGNLLSQRIPNYRNLMNSYSALTAPQK; from the coding sequence ATGACCACTCCAACCTACAACCGCCTGAACAAAGACGACGCCATCGTGCTGCTGGTTGATCACCAGACCGGCCTGATTTCCCTGGTGCAGGACTTCTCGCCGAACGAGTTCAAGAACAACGTGCTGGCCCTGGCCGATCTGGCCAAGTTCTTCGAACTGCCGACCATCCTCACCACCAGTTTCGAACAAGGCCCGAACGGCCCGCTGGTACCGGAACTGAAAGAGATGTTCCCGGACGCGCCGTACATCGCTCGTCCAGGTCAGATCAACGCCTGGGACAACGAAGACTTCGTCAAAGCGATCAAAGCAACCGGGCGCAAGCAGATCATCATTGCCGGTGTGGTCACGGATGTCTGCGTAGCGTTCCCGACCTTGTCGGCGCTGGCGGAAGGGTTTGATGTGTTTGTGGTGACCGACGCTTCCGGCACCTTCAACACCACCGTGCAACAAGCCGCGTGGAGCCGTATGACTCAGGCCGGTGCGCAGATGATGAACTGGTTCTCGGTGGCGTGTGAGCTGCACCGCGACTGGCGCAACGACATTGAAGGGCTGGGTAACTTGCTGTCGCAGCGAATCCCCAACTACCGCAATCTGATGAACAGCTACTCGGCGCTGACGGCTCCGCAGAAGTAA
- a CDS encoding alkene reductase: protein MTDQNLFTPYTLGSLTLANRIVLAPLTRNRAGEGFVPSEFAATYYSQRASAGLLISEATQISRQGQGYQDTPGIYTQAQIDGWRKVTAAVHEKGAKIFLQLWHVGRVSHVDLQENGAAPVAPSAIRPTTKVFVNNRFEDVSAPRALEISELPGIVNDFRQAAVNAIAAGFDGVEIHGANGYLLDQFIKDGANLRTDAYGGSIENRARLLLEVTAAVVAEIGADRTGIRLSPVSPANGVSSSDPQGQFEYIVEQLDALGIVYLHVVEGATGGPRDVAPFDFGALRQRFKNTYIANNGYDLDLANTRIAEDQTDLIAFGRPFIGNPDLVERLAAGAPLAGFNPATLYGGGAEGYIDYPTLAEWSAAAQ, encoded by the coding sequence ATGACCGATCAAAATCTGTTCACGCCGTACACGCTTGGCTCCCTGACGCTGGCGAATCGAATCGTTCTCGCCCCGCTGACCCGCAATCGAGCGGGCGAAGGCTTCGTGCCCAGTGAATTCGCGGCCACCTATTACAGTCAGCGCGCCTCCGCTGGCCTGCTGATCTCCGAGGCCACGCAGATCTCCCGACAGGGCCAGGGCTATCAGGACACCCCGGGGATTTACACGCAGGCGCAGATCGATGGCTGGCGCAAGGTCACCGCTGCGGTGCACGAAAAAGGCGCGAAGATCTTCCTGCAACTGTGGCATGTCGGTCGTGTTTCACACGTTGATCTTCAAGAAAACGGCGCCGCACCTGTCGCCCCCTCGGCGATACGCCCGACGACCAAAGTGTTCGTCAACAACCGCTTTGAAGACGTTTCCGCGCCACGAGCACTGGAGATCAGCGAACTCCCGGGGATCGTCAACGATTTCCGCCAGGCAGCGGTCAACGCTATCGCCGCTGGGTTCGATGGTGTGGAAATCCACGGTGCCAACGGCTATTTGCTCGATCAATTCATCAAGGACGGCGCCAACTTGCGCACTGATGCCTACGGCGGCTCGATTGAAAATCGTGCGCGCTTGTTGCTGGAGGTGACGGCAGCGGTCGTCGCCGAGATCGGCGCAGATCGCACCGGCATTCGCCTCTCGCCGGTGTCGCCGGCCAACGGGGTGTCGAGCAGCGACCCGCAAGGGCAATTCGAATACATCGTCGAGCAACTCGACGCGCTGGGCATCGTTTATCTGCACGTGGTCGAAGGCGCAACCGGCGGGCCGCGCGATGTCGCGCCGTTCGATTTCGGCGCTCTGCGCCAGCGTTTCAAAAACACCTACATCGCCAACAACGGCTATGACCTCGACTTGGCGAACACGCGGATTGCCGAAGACCAGACCGATCTGATCGCCTTCGGTCGCCCGTTCATTGGCAATCCCGATCTGGTCGAGCGCCTGGCGGCCGGTGCGCCGTTGGCCGGTTTCAACCCCGCCACCCTGTATGGCGGTGGTGCGGAAGGCTACATCGACTACCCGACCCTGGCGGAATGGAGCGCTGCTGCTCAGTAA
- a CDS encoding TonB-dependent siderophore receptor: MRRTLLSICVLQALSSSSWAEQADSTSSALELDATDVVGTADYERADGPVQGYRATRSASATRTDTSIHETPQSISVVTKDAVEDLGATRLQDALDYAGGVGRANNFGGQGLTTFTVRGFTTGEFYRNGFPINRGYPNMPDANTIERLEVLRGPATMLYGRGDPGGTFNVVSKQPLAERTVTLGSQLNDQGMKRGTLDASGPLDEEGRLAYRLNVVGEGGDTFRDHVETERYGITPVLTWQASDTTRVIFEGDFMRNNHPLDRGVTRYAKQIGTASRDTFFGEKDAGKLHNDNNMAQLRFEHLLNDDWTLGGGFQWLDGSLEGNAIEANGIADDGRTLGRNFNYRKLEWTDKDTQLNLTGHFSTGGLQHTLLTGIEYEDYDYKSIIQRSSGAVGAYPIDIFDPVYGQPRPALTRTPTHDKENLKTYAAFVQDQVALTERLKVLAGARFERFEHDYETYVPGGKNWQASDNAVTPRLGVTYDLTETLAVYADTARSFKPNTGSSRVGGGFAPEKGKSYEMGVKWEALDHQLSVDAAIYQIEKRNVLTTDPVDSTFNVAAGEVRSRGFDLNVAGNLTPEWRVIGGYAYVDAEVTKDNVIRSGTRLMNIPQNSFSLLNVYEFQDGALKGLGLGTGLKYVDERAGQTANTAFSMDSYTVVDLLGFYKVNEKVRLNLDVKNLFDRDYEEGAFGNVYAYPGAPRTVQVGISYTL; this comes from the coding sequence ATGCGTCGTACTCTGCTTTCCATTTGCGTGCTGCAGGCGTTGTCTTCTTCCTCGTGGGCCGAACAGGCCGATTCAACATCCTCAGCGCTAGAGCTGGACGCAACCGACGTGGTCGGTACAGCGGATTACGAACGGGCCGACGGCCCGGTGCAGGGTTACCGCGCGACACGTTCCGCCAGCGCCACGCGCACCGACACCTCGATCCATGAAACCCCACAATCGATCAGCGTAGTGACCAAGGATGCAGTCGAAGACCTCGGCGCCACGCGTCTGCAAGATGCACTGGACTATGCCGGCGGCGTCGGCCGCGCAAACAATTTCGGCGGGCAGGGGCTGACCACATTCACCGTGCGCGGCTTTACTACCGGCGAGTTCTACCGCAACGGTTTCCCGATCAATCGCGGCTACCCGAACATGCCCGACGCCAACACCATCGAGCGTCTGGAAGTGCTGCGCGGGCCGGCGACAATGCTCTACGGCCGGGGCGATCCGGGCGGCACCTTCAACGTTGTGTCCAAGCAGCCGTTGGCCGAGCGCACGGTCACGCTGGGCAGTCAGTTGAATGATCAAGGCATGAAGCGCGGCACGCTGGACGCTTCCGGCCCGCTGGATGAAGAGGGTCGTCTGGCCTATCGATTGAACGTGGTGGGTGAGGGCGGCGATACCTTCCGCGATCACGTCGAGACCGAGCGTTACGGCATCACGCCAGTGCTGACCTGGCAGGCCAGCGATACCACCCGAGTGATCTTCGAGGGTGATTTCATGCGCAACAATCATCCACTGGATCGCGGCGTGACGCGTTACGCCAAACAGATCGGCACCGCCTCGCGGGACACGTTCTTCGGCGAGAAAGACGCCGGCAAATTGCACAACGACAACAACATGGCGCAACTGCGTTTCGAACATCTGCTCAATGATGACTGGACGCTGGGCGGTGGTTTCCAGTGGCTCGACGGCTCGCTTGAGGGCAACGCGATCGAGGCCAACGGCATTGCCGATGACGGTCGAACCCTGGGGCGTAACTTCAACTACCGCAAACTGGAGTGGACCGACAAGGACACTCAGCTCAATCTGACCGGGCATTTCAGCACCGGTGGCTTGCAGCACACCTTGCTGACCGGCATCGAGTATGAAGATTACGACTACAAGTCGATCATTCAGCGCTCCAGCGGCGCGGTCGGCGCTTACCCGATCGACATCTTTGATCCGGTCTACGGCCAGCCGCGTCCGGCGCTGACTCGCACGCCGACTCACGACAAGGAAAACCTCAAGACCTATGCCGCGTTCGTGCAGGATCAGGTGGCGTTGACCGAGCGTCTGAAGGTCCTGGCCGGGGCGCGTTTCGAGCGATTCGAACACGACTATGAAACCTATGTGCCGGGCGGCAAAAACTGGCAGGCCAGCGACAACGCGGTGACTCCACGCCTCGGCGTGACCTACGATCTGACCGAGACGCTGGCGGTCTATGCCGACACCGCGCGCTCGTTCAAGCCCAATACCGGCTCGAGCCGCGTGGGCGGAGGCTTTGCACCGGAGAAAGGCAAGTCCTACGAAATGGGCGTCAAGTGGGAAGCGCTGGATCATCAGTTGAGCGTCGACGCGGCGATCTATCAGATCGAAAAGCGCAACGTGCTGACCACCGACCCGGTGGACTCGACCTTCAACGTCGCGGCCGGGGAAGTGCGCAGCCGTGGTTTCGACCTGAACGTCGCCGGCAACCTGACCCCCGAATGGCGCGTCATCGGCGGCTACGCCTACGTGGATGCCGAAGTGACCAAGGACAACGTGATCCGCTCGGGCACGCGGCTGATGAACATTCCGCAAAACAGCTTCAGCCTGCTCAACGTTTACGAGTTTCAGGACGGAGCGCTTAAAGGTTTGGGCCTGGGTACCGGACTCAAGTACGTCGACGAGCGTGCTGGGCAAACCGCCAATACTGCGTTCTCGATGGACAGCTACACCGTTGTCGATTTGCTCGGCTTCTACAAGGTCAACGAGAAAGTGCGGCTCAATCTTGACGTGAAGAATCTGTTTGACCGGGATTATGAAGAGGGCGCGTTCGGTAATGTCTACGCCTATCCGGGTGCGCCAAGAACCGTGCAGGTGGGGATTTCCTACACCTTGTAA
- a CDS encoding NADP-dependent oxidoreductase, whose amino-acid sequence MKAYFIDRYGKQNGRIGDVPEPLPGAHDVLIEVHAASVNVLDSKIRSGEFKLILPYSFPLVLGNDCAGVVIAVGAAVKGFKPGDAVYARVPEQRIGTFAERIAVEQNAVALKPANLSMEQAAGIPLVALTAWQALVDIARLQKGQKVLIHAGSGGVGTIAIQLAKHLGAVVATTTSTANVEWVKALGADVVIDYKQQHFEEELRDYDVVLNSLGTDVLENSLKVLKPGGQLISISGPPTAEFAKAQGLAWPLRQVMRLLSLSIRRKARKQDVRYSFLFMRANGAQLQEITTLIEAGEIKPVLDRTFAFESAGEALTYVEQGRAKGKVIVQIK is encoded by the coding sequence ATGAAAGCTTATTTTATCGATCGCTACGGCAAGCAGAACGGGCGTATTGGCGACGTGCCCGAGCCACTGCCGGGCGCCCATGACGTGCTGATTGAAGTCCATGCGGCCAGCGTCAACGTACTCGATTCAAAGATTCGCAGCGGCGAATTCAAACTGATTCTGCCGTACTCATTCCCCTTGGTGCTGGGCAACGATTGTGCCGGCGTGGTGATTGCGGTTGGCGCAGCGGTCAAGGGTTTCAAGCCCGGCGACGCGGTGTATGCGCGCGTGCCCGAACAGCGGATCGGCACGTTCGCCGAGCGAATCGCCGTCGAGCAAAACGCCGTGGCGTTGAAGCCCGCCAACCTCAGTATGGAGCAAGCCGCCGGCATTCCCTTGGTTGCCCTGACAGCCTGGCAAGCGCTGGTCGACATCGCCCGTTTGCAAAAGGGTCAGAAGGTCTTGATTCACGCCGGTTCCGGCGGTGTCGGCACCATCGCCATTCAACTGGCCAAGCACCTCGGCGCTGTTGTCGCGACCACCACCAGCACCGCGAATGTCGAATGGGTAAAAGCGTTGGGCGCAGACGTGGTGATTGATTACAAACAGCAGCACTTCGAGGAGGAACTGCGCGACTACGACGTGGTGCTGAACAGCCTCGGCACCGACGTTCTGGAAAACTCGCTGAAGGTACTCAAACCGGGTGGTCAGCTGATTTCCATCTCAGGCCCGCCAACTGCCGAGTTCGCCAAAGCGCAGGGCCTGGCCTGGCCGCTACGGCAAGTCATGCGCTTGCTGAGCCTGAGTATTCGGCGCAAGGCGCGCAAGCAGGATGTTCGTTACAGCTTCCTGTTTATGCGGGCCAACGGCGCACAACTGCAAGAAATCACCACCCTGATTGAAGCCGGCGAAATAAAGCCTGTGCTGGATCGCACCTTCGCCTTCGAGTCAGCGGGCGAAGCCCTGACTTACGTCGAACAGGGCCGTGCAAAAGGCAAGGTAATCGTGCAGATCAAATAG